GTATAATTCTTTTTCCTGCCTGGTAAGTTCTATGAAGACAAGGTTTTCCAATAATTTTCCGGAGTTATCAGAAAAATAAGTCGTAATATTTTTGAGCAGACCATTGTCGATAAAATAGCATTTTTTCCTAGATTTCAGAGTTTTTCTTTCTGAAAATTCGTAGGGATAATGAAGAAAGAAAAGAAAGCAATCCTGACAGTAACCCAGAAAATCATAAAGTTGATTTTTACTGACATTGATTTGATTGCTTTTCAGATCATTATAAATCTTGTTAATAGAAAATTCTGATGTAATTGTAGAAGAGAGTTGTTTCATGAATTGCTTTAAGGCGACATGGTTGGAAACATTAAAACGCTCGATAATATCTTTATAAATCATTACATTGAAATAAGACTGTAATATTCTGGTTTTAATGTTTTCAGCTGGATCAATCGTTTCGGGGTAGCCACCATTTACCAGATAATCCTGGAAATAAGAATGTAGTAAAGTTATGCTGCGGGTGGAATCGATCTCATTTGTTTGCAGATTCAGATGTGCACAGAATTCTCTGAAGGAAAAAGGATAGAGATTAAAGACAATACTTCGACCACGCAAGGCTGTAGCTATATCAGAGCTGAGCAGCTTCGAAGATGATCCTGTGATAAAAATAAAAGGATTGAATGTGTCTTTGATCCTGCGAAGGAATTTCTCCCAGTTTTCTACCTGCTGAATTTCATCAAAGAAACAGTAGAATTTTTTATTAGCATTTTGAGGAAAGAGTTCAAAATAGGCATCCAACAGAATTTGTAAATTAGAAGCATCAAAATCAAAACGTTCATCTTCAAAATTAAAATATAAAATCTGGTCTTTTGAGATTCCATCTTGGAGAAGTTTATTGATCAGAGAGTAGAAGAAATATGTTTTTCCACAGCGCCTTGGTCCGATTAATGTGATGATCTGTTTTGGTTGGGAAGGAATGTTCAATTCACGAGGAGTTATATCCTTTATTGGAAATTTCTGATGCACATCAAGAATGGCAGTTTTTAATATCTCTTTCATTATTTCCTCCTTATAAGGAAAATATAGTGCAAAATTTCCTTATTACAAGGAAATGTCAAATAAAATATTCAAAAATAAAATTATTTTCCCTATTACAAGGAAAATTAATAATATATTGTCCTTGTGAAGAGGAAAATTATACATTTATTAACGATTGTCTTTTGTGTTTTTTTAGAATTTAGATTTTGGAATTTATTTGTTGTTTGGAGTTTGTGATTTGTAAATTTACATGCCGTTCTTGCATTGAAACTTTGCATTAAGGCAATCCCGGTTTCGATAAAACTCTTCCACGATCTCATTGAAACCATAAGCCAGTTCGGTTTCTGCAGCTTCTCCTCGTGTGAACCATTTCAAACATTGTCCTTCCATCAAATCGATCTCTTCAATCTTGAAAACGACTTCTTTCCAATAAGTGTATTCGGTGCGATCTTTGAATTCTTTTTTGCAGAGGAAATGAAAATCTTTCAAATCAAGATTCATTTCTTCTTTCATTTCTCGTGCGATTGTTTGCTTAGGAGTTTCTTCTGATTCTAAGTGTCCTCCCGGAACATCCCACATATTACGATAGGGAAGACCGGGTTTGTCATCACGCAGAAACAGCAGAATCTGGTTCTGAGGATTTACAAAAATGATACTGGAACCGACATGTTTTTTATTTTTCATCTTTTGGCAGATTTGCTTTGCCTGTCATTTCAGTTATTTTCACTCTTATCAGCATGATCTTTTTCAGGTCTCTTTCGCTGAAATCCATAAATCTGCCGGTATAATGTTTTTGGAATGCGTTCATTCCTTTCTGGCGTTCATTTACATCCAATACAAGTTCCGCTTTGCCAGAGGCAATGGCACTTTGATAAAAAGTTGTCCAGGTATTGGGCGGACCGGTCAGACTGGTTTCAGCTTCGGCAGTGAAGGCCAGCGAAACATTAGGATTTTGTTTGATCATCTCGATCTTCTTTCCTTCAGCTGCGCAGTGAATATAAATCGTCTCATCCTGGAAGCCAAAATTAACCGGAATTACGTAAGGCTG
This portion of the Candidatus Cloacimonadota bacterium genome encodes:
- a CDS encoding pyridoxamine 5'-phosphate oxidase family protein, which encodes MRRKDREIKDKKEIIDIIERSEECYLAMSVNDQPYVIPVNFGFQDETIYIHCAAEGKKIEMIKQNPNVSLAFTAEAETSLTGPPNTWTTFYQSAIASGKAELVLDVNERQKGMNAFQKHYTGRFMDFSERDLKKIMLIRVKITEMTGKANLPKDEK
- a CDS encoding NUDIX domain-containing protein, whose product is MKNKKHVGSSIIFVNPQNQILLFLRDDKPGLPYRNMWDVPGGHLESEETPKQTIAREMKEEMNLDLKDFHFLCKKEFKDRTEYTYWKEVVFKIEEIDLMEGQCLKWFTRGEAAETELAYGFNEIVEEFYRNRDCLNAKFQCKNGM
- a CDS encoding ATP-binding protein, whose amino-acid sequence is MKEILKTAILDVHQKFPIKDITPRELNIPSQPKQIITLIGPRRCGKTYFFYSLINKLLQDGISKDQILYFNFEDERFDFDASNLQILLDAYFELFPQNANKKFYCFFDEIQQVENWEKFLRRIKDTFNPFIFITGSSSKLLSSDIATALRGRSIVFNLYPFSFREFCAHLNLQTNEIDSTRSITLLHSYFQDYLVNGGYPETIDPAENIKTRILQSYFNVMIYKDIIERFNVSNHVALKQFMKQLSSTITSEFSINKIYNDLKSNQINVSKNQLYDFLGYCQDCFLFFLHYPYEFSERKTLKSRKKCYFIDNGLLKNITTYFSDNSGKLLENLVFIELTRQEKELYFFHNGFECDFMVSENNQTSQIIQVAWDVTDQKTLSREIKPLLYLAKKYPEAELFIINNSIDKIVMEDTEQIKLIPAWKWALTDI